The sequence GGCTACGATGTTATTGTCATTGCTCGCAATCAAAATAGACCACAATGGCAATATCCAGAAAATGTGCGAGTTTATAGGTTAGGAGACTTTGGCACGTCCCGAAAGAATGAAGAAAAATCATCGCGAAGCAAGGTCATTGAATACTACAAGTTTATCAAGGAGACGAAGCGATTGGTCCGACGTCACAATTGCAGTTTACTGATCGCATATGACATGTTTGGATTTCTGACAGCGTACAAGGGCAGGCCAAAGTTCCAGAACAGAATTCCAATTATCTATCACAATCATGATTTGTCATTTCCATCAATGCCTTGGTCTTTGGCATACTGGGTAAAACAATTTGAACTAAAGCATGCTAGATGGGCAGATGCCGTCGTTTTTCCGCAGGAGGATCGTGCCCGGCTGTTTCGAAAAGATGCTCATCTTTCTGAAAAGCCGATAATCGTACCAAATTACCCGAGATTGCGCAATGAAACTCCCGAGCCTGTTCTTCGTCGAAGACTTGCCGAGAGCGGAGTGGACTTCAGATTTCTCGTGTTACGTTATGGATCAATGGGGGATGATCACTGCATTCCAGAAACAATTGAGGCTGTCGCATCTCTTCCAGAAGATTACATCGCTGTTTTCTGCGGATTCGGCAGCAGTGTTTACGTCGAGAAAATGAAGAAAAAAGCTGAACAACTCGGTGTGAGTAACCGTGTGTTTTTCTTTCTTGATGTCTCCTATGATGAATGGTTCGGCTACATCGCGTCAGCTGATGTGGGATTGGCAATCTACCGAGACAGCAGTGTCAACCTTAGGTACTTGAGTACCGCCGGAAACAAACTATTTTTGTACGCTATGTGTGGAGTTCCGGCAATAGTTCCCAATTCAAGTGATTTTCGAAGGCTTGTGACTGAGTACGGATTGGGGGTCTATGCAGATTCCCAAGATCCACAAGAACTGGCAAAAGCGATCAGAAAGGTGACGAGGCCCGAGAAGCAGGCAGAATTTTCATCCCGTGGGCGCGAAGCCCATCTAAGGCACCTGAACTATGACCTCGCCATTAAGCCCCTCGTGGAGAAGATTAGGAGTCTAACCCGGGGCCAAATTATCCAGCATATTGTTCCATGAATACTGATATACGACAATCTGAAGCAATACGGACGCGCCAGATTCGACGCCAGACTATTCTGGGGTGGGCAGGTGTAGCCGTTTTGCTTATATACCTTTACAGCAACGCCCCACAGGAGGTTCTTCTGGTAAACAAGCTTCTCGGAGTCGGTATACTGGTAACAGGGCTTATTCCGCTGCTTATTTATACAAGGCAGCTACGTATTTCCGAAGGGAGAGAACTGGAACCCCTGCCTCTGATTCCGGTATTGGGGTTACTCTACGGACTCTATTTGGGCCTTCCTGCCCTCATTGAGGAGGACCCTCAGGCGTCGCTCTTGCTTCCGATTACCCATGGTCAGCTCACAAAACCACTCGAATTGACCCTTTTGGGTGTTGGCAGTTTTCTGGTTTCATTCTATCTGTTCAGTCATTTTTTCACGAGGAGGATGAAGCCACTACAGTTGCGCTGGGATGTTGACGTCGCCAAAAGGCTGGCGATTATTCTGCTCGTCTCAGGTTTTTTCATCGATTCACTTAAAATCGCAGATTTTTTCCCTCAGGCGTTTCGCTCGGTGTTTGGTCTATTGTCCTCATTCTATGATCTCGGCATGGGGATTTTTGTCTTGCTCGCGGCGCGAAACAAACTGACCAGCGCTCAAAGAAAAATTCTCTGGTTCGGCATCGTTCCGTACTTCTTCCTAATTCAGGTGTCCACTGGCCTCGTATCCAATTTGGTATACGGCTTTGTGTTCATCTTTTTGCTCTTCACAGCTGCGGGATATACTATCCGGTGGCGATGGATTGTCCCTGGGTTATTGCTTACAATCTTGTTACACAGCAACGTGCTTGAGTTCAGGAGCCTTACCTGGTATGGGGAGCATCGTGGTGCAAGCCGAATCGAACGAGCCCAATTGTTCTTCCGGTTGACATGGGAATCTCTGGAATCGGGAGGAGTGAAAGCTGTAGGGGAAGGTGCAGACAACATGATTAAACGCATAGGGCAGCTTAGCTTGTTTGCTTATGTGATGGAGCTCACCCCTTCGGTGATACCGTACTGGGATGGAGGTAGTTATTATGCCCTTCCTACAACCTGGATTCCCCGCGCTCTATGGCCGGACAAACCTGAGAAAAGGTTGGGTCAAGAGTTTGGCCACATTTATGGTATCCTTGATCAAGAAGATCGAATCACGTCTGTTAATTTTCCTCAAATTATTGAAATGTACGCAAATTTTGGAACCGCAGGAGTGCTTGTGGGCATGGCAATCTTGGGCGTCATGCTGAGGTTTCTATACGCAAAACTCAATCAGCCCGGCGTTTCTGACCCTGTTCTCCTTCTCGGTGCCTTTATATTCAAGGACCTGACCAATATTGAGTCCGATTTCACCCTTGTTTTCGGAGCCATACTCCAAACCGTCGTTGTTCTCTACATCGTCTTGAGACTGGCCATACCCAGCAAATCAGCCCTATTGTCGCGCAATGTCTAGCTTGGAGCGAACACAGCCCCCCGTAGAAGAGCAAAGTTATGTCGAGATTTTTCGTCCACCTTATCGCCTGGCAATTCTCACGTCGCACGCTATTCAATATCAGGTGCCGTTATTTCGTGCGCTGACCGCCCGACCCGAGATAGATCTGATGGTGTACTTTTGCTCTGGGTGGGGAGCGCTCGAATATAGGGATCCCGGATTTGGGGAAGCGTTTAAATGGGATGTTCCGGTGACTAATGGTTACAAACATCACTTTTTTCGGAATTGGTCGCCCTGGCCGGTTCCAGGCAGAGCATTGGGTGTGATCAACCCGGGTATCATCAATGAGCTCCTCCGGTGTAAGTACGATGCTGTAGTTATCCACGGTTATGCACTTGTCAGTTACTTGCTTGGGTACCTTGGTGCTTGGCTAAGCCGAACGCCCGTTTTCTTTCGAGGTGAGACGGTCTTACGGCCGAATCGCCCGTGGTGGGTTCGTGTTGCTAAGCGGATTTTCTTATCGGTGCTCTTTCACGGGACCGATGCTTTTCTTACCATAGGAAGCAAAAGCAGCGAATTCTATAGAGCGTTTGGAATATCCGAAGAACGACTCTTTTTCACGCCGTATAGCGTTGATAATGACTTTTTCAGGGAAGAGAGCAGAAAATGGAGAAGGCAGAAAGCGGTTCTAAAGGTTTCGTTAGGCATCTCGGAAGAACTGCCAGTTATCTTGTTTGTCGGCAAGCTAGTAAAACGTAAGAGGCCTTTTGACCTTCTATATGCCTACGAGAATATCGGGAACGAAGTGGCACTAGTATTCGTCGGCGATGGTGAATTGCGCTCGGCGCTCGAACAATATGTAAGAGAAAGGGGGCTATCGCGGGTAAAGTTTGTGGGCTTCAAAAACCAATCAGAACTGCCCAGGTACTATGCAATGGCCGATATTTTTGCTCTACCATCGTCATCGCAGGAGGTATCTCCGCTGGTAATTAACGAAGCGATGTGCTGTGCGCTCCCTGTCGTCGTCAGCGATGCAGTCCCCTCTGCCAACGATTTCGTGGAAAACGGATATAACGGGTACATCTATCCGTGCGGAGATGTTAGCAGACTTACTCAGGTCCTGCATAATCTCATCCTTGCCCCAGAGCTGGAGAGCGTTTTCGGAGAACGGTCCCAGCAGCTTATTGAAGACTGGAATAACTCTAAAGTGGTGGAGGGGATCCTGGAGGCTCTCGGCAAGTTTGCGAGGCAATAGCGCGGATGCGTCAGCGTCTATTAATCGTAGGCAATCCTGGCGTCACTCACATCGGTGCTCACTTCGTAACGGCAGCCAAGGCCCTGCGTTTGAAGATCAAACTGTGCGACACCAATGCTGCATGGGATGCAGCGTGGCCGGTCACCAAATTCAACTGGTGGCTAAGGGGCCATCGGCCTCCGCACCTGAGACAATTCAGTCGACACGTGTTAAGAACATGTGAATCCAAAAAGCCCACCTGGATTCTGTTGACAGGGCTGGCGCCTGTTGAGCGTTCGATCCTGGAAGAGATCGGAGAAATGGATATTGTGCGTCTGCTGTATTTGACGGACGATCCATGGAATCCAGCACACAAGGGCTCCTGGTTTCTTCAGACATTGCCCTTTTTCGAACGCGTCTATTCTCCCCGCAGATCCAATCTGGAGGATCTGAAAGGGATAGGCTGCAACAAGGCATCTTATCTTCCTTTCGCGTTTGATCCCGAAACACACTTTCCCGAACAGCCGGCAGAGGCTGATAAGAAAGATCCAT comes from Candidatus Neomarinimicrobiota bacterium and encodes:
- a CDS encoding glycosyltransferase gives rise to the protein MRQRLLIVGNPGVTHIGAHFVTAAKALRLKIKLCDTNAAWDAAWPVTKFNWWLRGHRPPHLRQFSRHVLRTCESKKPTWILLTGLAPVERSILEEIGEMDIVRLLYLTDDPWNPAHKGSWFLQTLPFFERVYSPRRSNLEDLKGIGCNKASYLPFAFDPETHFPEQPAEADKKDPFAHEIVFIGGADADRTPYISALIREGFEVGLYGGYWERFSSTRSRALGHVDPQSMRKIVAESHVALCLVRRANRDGHAMRSYELPAMGACMLVEDTQEHREILGQDGDNVVYFSTVAEMIGKLRWLLKHEEERTRLSEAVRAHVIKGRNTYGDRLLSMLQMKSQGKSASN
- a CDS encoding glycosyltransferase, whose amino-acid sequence is MLFHGTDAFLTIGSKSSEFYRAFGISEERLFFTPYSVDNDFFREESRKWRRQKAVLKVSLGISEELPVILFVGKLVKRKRPFDLLYAYENIGNEVALVFVGDGELRSALEQYVRERGLSRVKFVGFKNQSELPRYYAMADIFALPSSSQEVSPLVINEAMCCALPVVVSDAVPSANDFVENGYNGYIYPCGDVSRLTQVLHNLILAPELESVFGERSQQLIEDWNNSKVVEGILEALGKFARQ
- a CDS encoding glycosyltransferase, whose protein sequence is MDSQGIIGAIVYANPDELPPTVNTVEILAEQGYDVIVIARNQNRPQWQYPENVRVYRLGDFGTSRKNEEKSSRSKVIEYYKFIKETKRLVRRHNCSLLIAYDMFGFLTAYKGRPKFQNRIPIIYHNHDLSFPSMPWSLAYWVKQFELKHARWADAVVFPQEDRARLFRKDAHLSEKPIIVPNYPRLRNETPEPVLRRRLAESGVDFRFLVLRYGSMGDDHCIPETIEAVASLPEDYIAVFCGFGSSVYVEKMKKKAEQLGVSNRVFFFLDVSYDEWFGYIASADVGLAIYRDSSVNLRYLSTAGNKLFLYAMCGVPAIVPNSSDFRRLVTEYGLGVYADSQDPQELAKAIRKVTRPEKQAEFSSRGREAHLRHLNYDLAIKPLVEKIRSLTRGQIIQHIVP